One window from the genome of Leucobacter aridicollis encodes:
- a CDS encoding acyl-CoA dehydrogenase family protein encodes MRDTAAEEREALVEAVRGFANAQLAPFAAERDAQKIFPIDALAAAGELGLGGIYVREEYGSGLSRLDAVAIFEELAKGDVAVAAYISIHNMTAWMIDTFGSVQQRERWLPGMVSMQQLGAYCLTEPGAGSDAAAITTSARREGDEYVLNGTKQFISGAGAASVYVVMARTGGPGPAGISTIVVEKDTPGLSFGPNEHKMGWNAQPTRQVIFEDVRVPVANRLSEEGDGFHIAMRGLNGGRVNIGACSIGGAQWALDRAIAYVQERHAFGAPLAANQSIVFTLADIATDIQAGRALLERAAAKMDSGASDTAVACALAKRFATDAAFDAANKALQLHGGYGYLHEYGIERVVRDLRVHQILEGTNEIMRTIIGRDLLRGGKR; translated from the coding sequence ATGAGGGATACCGCCGCAGAAGAACGCGAAGCGCTTGTCGAGGCCGTGCGCGGCTTCGCGAACGCCCAGCTCGCACCGTTCGCGGCTGAACGCGACGCGCAAAAGATCTTCCCCATCGACGCGCTGGCGGCTGCGGGGGAGCTCGGGCTCGGAGGCATCTACGTTCGCGAGGAGTATGGTTCGGGGCTTTCGCGGCTCGACGCTGTCGCTATTTTCGAGGAACTCGCGAAAGGTGACGTCGCTGTCGCTGCGTACATCTCGATCCACAACATGACGGCCTGGATGATTGACACGTTCGGTTCAGTGCAACAGCGCGAACGCTGGCTCCCCGGCATGGTGTCGATGCAGCAGTTGGGCGCATATTGCCTGACAGAGCCGGGCGCCGGCTCTGACGCCGCCGCGATCACAACGAGTGCTCGCCGCGAGGGTGACGAGTACGTCTTGAACGGAACGAAGCAGTTCATCTCCGGTGCGGGTGCCGCGTCTGTCTACGTAGTGATGGCTCGGACAGGTGGGCCCGGTCCGGCGGGAATCAGCACGATCGTTGTCGAGAAAGACACTCCTGGCCTGAGTTTCGGCCCGAACGAGCACAAAATGGGCTGGAACGCGCAGCCCACCCGCCAAGTGATCTTCGAAGACGTCAGGGTGCCAGTCGCCAACCGCCTGAGTGAGGAAGGTGACGGCTTTCACATCGCAATGCGCGGGCTCAACGGTGGTCGAGTCAACATTGGTGCCTGCTCGATTGGGGGCGCACAGTGGGCGCTCGACCGGGCGATCGCCTACGTGCAAGAGCGCCACGCGTTCGGTGCGCCTCTCGCGGCGAACCAGTCGATCGTGTTCACGCTCGCCGACATCGCGACTGACATCCAAGCTGGCAGGGCGCTGCTCGAGCGCGCCGCCGCCAAGATGGACAGCGGTGCGAGTGACACCGCAGTCGCATGCGCACTCGCGAAGCGGTTTGCGACGGACGCAGCCTTTGACGCCGCCAATAAGGCGCTGCAGCTGCACGGCGGCTACGGCTACTTGCACGAGTACGGGATTGAGCGCGTGGTGCGGGACCTACGGGTGCACCAAATTCTCGAAGGAACAAACGAAATCATGCGAACCATCATCGGACGTGACCTGCTGCGAGGCGGGAAGCGCTAG